The genomic stretch TACAAAAATGGCTTCTCCCAAAACAACAGCTTTTGTTGAGGAATCAATTTCATTTTTACTAGTAGCGATCTCTGATACTTTGTAAGGCAGTTCCGTGCTTTCATTTACCCTAAAAGTGCTCACCACAATATGCCCCACTCCCCACAAACTCGTCGGCAAAAAATAAGGTACCGCTTCCCAAAACGAAAGCGGTACCTTTTCTACTAGCTTCCTTACCTGTTCTTACTTCTTGTCATTATCGTCAAAAAGGTCGCCGCACTCGGGGCAGAACTTCGGCGGTTGTGCGGGATTTTCGGGTAACCAGCCGCATTTATCGCATTGATAGCTCAGTTCCCCGGCAGGCTTCTGACTGCCGCACTCGGCGCAGAACTTGCCTTTGTTCACCGTTCCACAAGAGCAGCTCCAGCCGTCTGCTTCCGGTTTCGTCTTGCCGCATTCGGCACAGAATTTGCCTGTGTTGACCGCACCGCAGGAACAGTTCCAGCCGTCGGCGACAGGTTTGGTTTTTCCGCATTCTGCACAGAATTTACCTGTGTTCAATGCACCGCACGTACAGGTCCAGGAGGCTGCCGAAGATCCCGCCTGCTGAACAGGTTGTGATGCTTGTTGCTGCTGCGCTTGTTGTTGCGCCTGTCCCATCGCGAACAGGCTCTGTGCGTTCATGCCACCTGCCTGCTGAGCCATACCGAAGCCCATAAAGCCTGCCATCGCACCGCCCTCGTTGGAAGCGGCCGCTTTCATCGCATCGGCTTGCGCGCCGACCAGAGTTGCCGCCGCCATGTTCGGATCACGCATAATCGCACTCTTTTGGAGTTGCTTAATCATGTCTTCGTCTTCTTTGGAAGCGGTGACCGAGTTTACGCCAAACGATGCGATCGCCAGACCTCTCGTTTCCGCCCATTTCTTGGACAGCACTTCGTTCAGTGCATCGGCCAGTGCCAAGGTATGTCCGGGCAAAGAGCTGTAACGGATGCCCATATCGGAAATCTTGGCAAAGGCCGGCTGCAAGGCGGTCAGCAATTCGCTCTTGAGCATGCTGTCAATATTGGCACGGTTGTACACATCATCGACGTTGCCACTCACATTGGTGTAGAACAGCATCGGATCGACGATCTTGTACGAGTATTCGCCGTTGCAACGGATGGAAATGTCGATATCAAGACCGATGTTTCGGTCTACTACGCGGAACGGAACAGGGTTGGCCGTGCCGTATTTGTTGCCTACGATCTCCTTGGTGTTGAAGAAATAAATTCGTTGGTCTTTGCCAGTATCGCCACCGAAGGTGAAACGCTTGCCGATCGTTTGAAAGGTCTGTCTGATGCTCTCTTTAAGATTACCGGAAAAGATGCTCGGTTCGGTGGATGCGTCCCAAGTGAATTCACCCGGTTCTGCGCAAAACTCAACGACCTTGCCCTGCTCAACGATGATCATGCACTGGCCATCATTTACGGCGATAACAGAGCCGTTGGTGATGATGTTATCTTCGCCTTTGGTGTTAGAAGAACGCTTGGAAGTGCGCTTTTGCCCTTTGGCGACAAGGATGTCAGCATCAAGCGAATCACAGTAGAAAAACTCTTTCCATTGATCGGCAAGTACCCCGCCTACAGCTCCCAATCCTGCTTTAATCAGTCCCATTCGAACCACTCCTCAACGTAAGTTTCTTTTTTCTATTGTGTCCTCTTGCTTAAAACTTCCCACCGCCACCGCCGTGTGAATTGCCGCTGCTACTGCTATGCGTACTGCTTCCTCCACTGTTTGACGAGGACTCTACTTTTTGTTTGGTCGTTGTCGTATACAAGAACAAATCTTTGTCACTCGTCACTTTAAAACTGCCGTCTTTTACATAGTTCAGCGCATAACGCTGTTTGTTTGCCGTTTTCATCTTGGACTTCATGATCCCTACGACAATAAATGCGATGGCGGCTGAAATCGCAACGGTGAGCAAGGAGAGGAACAAATAATCGCCTGAAGTTATGACCTCGTGATCGGTGTCAAAAGGCGTTCCAGTCGCCGCTTCTGCTAAGAACATGTCAACATAGTCGAGGTACTTGTCGAATGCCTTGTAATACTCGCCTTCGCTCAACAAGCCCACCACATTGTCGCTGATGTATCGAATTCCGTAGTCGGTGAACGCCTTGATGCCGTAACCAGATGTGGAGGTCCAATAGTCTCGGCTGTCCATCGCGAGCAGGAACAGCAGTCCGTCATGGTCGGGGCCAAAGCCAAAACCGTTTTCATCATAGTAATCGTCAGCATACTCCATCGCGCTCTTTCCGTTGAGCGAATCGACGGTCACGATCGCCACATCGAAGTTATAGGTTTCAGCAATGTCTTGAAGTCTCTTTTCCAGCAATTGCTTCTCGCTAGCGCTCAGCAGATTCTCATTGTCATATACATTGGCCGCAAGGGCCGGGAACGTATAGAAAGAGAGCAGAAGCACGAAGAGAAAGAGTGAAGTAAACAGTTTTTTCATGGTTCAACCCTCCTTATAAGAACACGGTCAGCAAGCCAACGGTACTGAGCACAGCGGTAATGCCGGCAACATAGCCCCAATACTTGCCTTTGGAGATGGGAAGTTCACCGATAAATTTCCCGGTCTGACCGTTCATGGCGAAGGTATAGGTTTTGCCCCCGAATTTGGTGTTCAGCATCCATACGGGCAGCAGTGCGTAACGAATTTTGCCGTCAGTCAGATCGATCGCCGTACTGCGGGGCGTGACGACAGCATAGCCCGAAACGGTTTCTGCAAACTTTTTCTCGGTGCTGTCCTTGATGCGCTGATTGGCACGCGGTTTGCTGCTTTCTGCGTCCACATCATATTTGTCCGCCAGATAACCGGAGAGGTACGCGGTTGCAAAATCAACAGCTTCCTCATAATTGTACGGTTCCAACGCTTCCATATAAGCATCATCCATTTTTTCCGAGCCGTCCACCGGAATCCGTTCGAATCCGATCTTGCCTGCTCGGTGAATCAGGAAGTGGCTGGTCTCTGTATAGCGGTAGTTCCCTTGCTTCCAAGTTCTCACTTTCTTGGCATCATAGGTGATGTTCGCCTCCGCTTCGCAGTCGAACAGCCAGAACGGAACATAGACGCCTGTGATTTTCTCGATCCTGTTGTTCGCGAGGAAAAGGCTTGGCAACAAGCGTTTGCCTGAGCAGAATTTTTTCAATTCCGCTTTGGCCTGTTCTTTCTCGATCTTGAACGGAATCACCAGATCGGGCTTCAACGCACCGGACAGTCTGCCGGAAAGAATGGTTGCGCTATCACAATATGGGCAAAACGTAGCGGCGGTCGTTTCCTCTGCCACGATTTCAGCCCCGCAGGAATTGCAAAGATGAACGCCCAGGTTCGGATCTTGCCACTCGTCGCTTTCATAAGTGTCCCAATCCGGATCTTTCGAAGCTTCCTCCTGCAAGACCTCGTCGTACTTTTTGAGCACTTCGGGATCAAACGTACTGTCGCAGTATTCACAAAGCATTTGACCAATTTGGCTGTCAAATTTCAATGTGCCTGAGCAGTTGGGACATTTGTAACTCAAAATATCCATCTTCTTTTGTCCTCCCTCTCCTTCTTACTCAACATACTCTTACGTAAATACCGTGTGAAAGGATTCACCTATTACTAAATTGTATGTTTTGTATTTCCGAAACCATCAATTCGGCGTGTGCGGATTGGGCTACTTGTACCCGCTCCACAAGTTGCTGATCAATGGTTTCCCGTTAAGACGAACCAACAGTCGGGATTTTTTTGAAACAATCATCCGATTAGGGGTATCTGATTCCGGCGCCTTTTTAATATATTTAAAATTGACAATTTTTTCATGGTACAAAAGACCTAATTCATACATCAAACGTGATGAAAACAAGGCGTTATGATGTCTTTATTTTTTTATCAACACACTTGATGATCTTGCTGTAAAAAGTGTGTATGCGAACCTGTGTTGCGACGCGCACTTAGAGCAAGTGTGGGAGAGCC from Tumebacillus algifaecis encodes the following:
- a CDS encoding SPFH domain-containing protein, translated to MGLIKAGLGAVGGVLADQWKEFFYCDSLDADILVAKGQKRTSKRSSNTKGEDNIITNGSVIAVNDGQCMIIVEQGKVVEFCAEPGEFTWDASTEPSIFSGNLKESIRQTFQTIGKRFTFGGDTGKDQRIYFFNTKEIVGNKYGTANPVPFRVVDRNIGLDIDISIRCNGEYSYKIVDPMLFYTNVSGNVDDVYNRANIDSMLKSELLTALQPAFAKISDMGIRYSSLPGHTLALADALNEVLSKKWAETRGLAIASFGVNSVTASKEDEDMIKQLQKSAIMRDPNMAAATLVGAQADAMKAAASNEGGAMAGFMGFGMAQQAGGMNAQSLFAMGQAQQQAQQQQASQPVQQAGSSAASWTCTCGALNTGKFCAECGKTKPVADGWNCSCGAVNTGKFCAECGKTKPEADGWSCSCGTVNKGKFCAECGSQKPAGELSYQCDKCGWLPENPAQPPKFCPECGDLFDDNDKK
- a CDS encoding TPM domain-containing protein is translated as MKKLFTSLFLFVLLLSFYTFPALAANVYDNENLLSASEKQLLEKRLQDIAETYNFDVAIVTVDSLNGKSAMEYADDYYDENGFGFGPDHDGLLFLLAMDSRDYWTSTSGYGIKAFTDYGIRYISDNVVGLLSEGEYYKAFDKYLDYVDMFLAEAATGTPFDTDHEVITSGDYLFLSLLTVAISAAIAFIVVGIMKSKMKTANKQRYALNYVKDGSFKVTSDKDLFLYTTTTKQKVESSSNSGGSSTHSSSSGNSHGGGGGKF